In Streptomyces longhuiensis, the following proteins share a genomic window:
- a CDS encoding DinB family protein yields the protein MATQGNAEIRGDERGTLLIFLAGQRAAVRRAVFGLTDEQAAATPSASALSLSGLVKHVAETEQGWVARARQVAPDLQRTAANWADSFRLVGDESVESALAYWDKVALATEEFVRSVPSLDDTFPLPRHHWSPDEEEVSVRWMLLHLIREAARHAGHADIIRESLDGKTADELVEMARE from the coding sequence ATGGCGACTCAGGGGAACGCGGAGATCCGCGGCGACGAGCGCGGCACGCTCCTGATCTTTCTCGCCGGGCAGCGCGCCGCCGTCCGTCGGGCCGTGTTTGGGCTGACCGACGAGCAGGCCGCGGCGACGCCGAGCGCCAGCGCCCTGTCGCTGTCCGGGCTGGTCAAGCATGTTGCGGAGACCGAGCAGGGCTGGGTGGCGCGGGCTCGGCAGGTCGCGCCCGACCTGCAGCGCACCGCGGCGAACTGGGCCGACAGCTTCCGGCTCGTGGGCGACGAGTCCGTCGAGTCGGCGCTCGCCTACTGGGACAAGGTGGCGCTGGCCACCGAGGAGTTCGTCCGGTCGGTGCCGAGCCTCGACGACACGTTTCCGCTGCCCCGCCATCACTGGTCGCCGGACGAGGAAGAGGTGTCCGTGCGGTGGATGCTGCTCCATCTGATCCGGGAGGCGGCCCGGCACGCGGGGCACGCGGACATCATCCGTGAGTCCCTGGACGGGAAGACGGCGGACGAGCTGGTGGAGATGGCGCGGGAGTGA
- a CDS encoding ABC transporter permease — translation MSTPMGWAVADSWTMTRRELAHWARQPTQIVVGLVFPVMLLLMFGFLIGGGKGVQGEYVDYLVPGMLALTMAFGLEATMLAVTQDLNKGVIDRFRSMPMVNGAVLVGRSAADMLQSAAALAVMAGVGYAIGWRPHGSTGALLGALGLLLLFRFAMLWIGIHLAMVAGKPELVQAVQILVWPVGFLSNALAEPGSMPGWLGTVVEWNPMSHTATAVRDLVGGPGGEPGHLWAAVLWPLALLAVFFPLAVRKFAALSK, via the coding sequence ATGAGTACGCCGATGGGCTGGGCCGTCGCCGACTCCTGGACCATGACGCGGCGCGAGCTCGCGCACTGGGCGCGGCAGCCGACGCAGATCGTGGTGGGTCTCGTCTTCCCGGTGATGCTGCTGCTGATGTTCGGCTTCCTGATCGGCGGCGGCAAGGGTGTCCAGGGCGAGTACGTCGACTATCTGGTGCCGGGCATGCTCGCGCTCACGATGGCATTCGGGCTCGAAGCGACGATGCTGGCGGTGACGCAGGATCTCAACAAGGGCGTGATCGACCGGTTCAGGTCGATGCCGATGGTCAACGGAGCGGTGCTGGTGGGCCGTTCGGCCGCCGACATGCTGCAGTCGGCCGCCGCGCTCGCCGTGATGGCCGGCGTCGGTTACGCGATCGGCTGGCGTCCGCACGGTTCGACCGGGGCCCTCCTGGGCGCGCTCGGCCTGCTGCTCCTCTTCCGGTTCGCGATGCTGTGGATCGGCATCCACCTCGCGATGGTGGCGGGCAAGCCGGAGCTGGTGCAGGCCGTGCAGATCCTGGTCTGGCCGGTCGGATTCCTGTCCAACGCGCTCGCCGAGCCCGGCTCGATGCCCGGCTGGCTGGGCACGGTCGTCGAGTGGAACCCGATGTCGCACACGGCGACGGCCGTACGGGACCTGGTCGGCGGCCCCGGCGGGGAGCCGGGGCACCTGTGGGCCGCGGTGCTCTGGCCGCTCGCGCTGCTCGCTGTGTTCTTCCCGCTGGCGGTACGGAAGTTCGCGGCGCTCAGCAAGTAG
- a CDS encoding glyoxalase superfamily protein, with protein MSSHTNITHASFITLPVADQDRALRFYVDVLGFEVTADREMPPGRWLQVAPAGAQTVFTLAGPGMGDFTPGSARGIMLVTSDVDADCARLTAAGAEVTGPDDVPWGRMASFSDPDGNALMLITEKEGF; from the coding sequence ATGAGCAGCCACACGAACATCACCCACGCCTCCTTCATCACCCTCCCCGTCGCCGACCAGGACCGCGCCCTGCGCTTCTACGTCGACGTACTCGGCTTCGAAGTCACCGCCGACCGCGAGATGCCGCCGGGCCGCTGGCTCCAGGTCGCACCCGCCGGCGCGCAGACCGTCTTCACGCTGGCCGGCCCGGGCATGGGGGACTTCACCCCGGGTTCCGCTCGGGGGATCATGTTGGTGACGTCCGACGTCGACGCCGACTGCGCGAGGCTCACCGCTGCCGGAGCCGAGGTCACCGGCCCCGACGACGTGCCGTGGGGGCGCATGGCCTCCTTCAGCGACCCGGACGGCAACGCACTGATGCTCATCACGGAGAAGGAAGGCTTCTGA
- a CDS encoding ArsR/SmtB family transcription factor encodes MATTSATDTAGQDRLFAALANGTRREVLRLLRDEGPQPVQALADHFAMRRPSLSEHLKVLREAGLVSEERAGRQRIYRLEAAPLAEVQDWLHPYERFWRGRLKGLAELLDRMPDDDGS; translated from the coding sequence ATGGCGACCACGAGCGCGACCGACACCGCCGGCCAGGACCGGCTGTTCGCCGCGCTCGCCAACGGGACACGACGCGAGGTGCTCCGCCTCCTCAGGGACGAGGGCCCACAGCCCGTCCAGGCCCTGGCCGACCACTTCGCGATGCGCCGGCCCAGCCTCTCGGAGCACCTCAAGGTGCTGCGCGAGGCCGGTCTCGTATCGGAGGAACGCGCGGGACGGCAGCGCATCTACCGACTGGAGGCCGCCCCCCTGGCCGAGGTGCAGGACTGGCTCCATCCGTACGAGCGGTTCTGGCGCGGCCGGCTGAAGGGGCTCGCCGAACTCCTCGACCGCATGCCCGACGATGACGGGTCATGA
- a CDS encoding helix-turn-helix domain-containing protein, producing MSAGESSGSVVRRILLGSQLRRLRESRGITREAAGYSIRASESKISRMELGRVSFKARDVEDLLTLYGVADEAERGALLSLVKEANVAGWWHTYSDVLPGWFPTYVGLEGAASLIRAYEVQFVHGLLQTEGYAHAVVARGMKDAPKADIDRRVALRLERQKLLVSEHAPEFHVVLDEAALQRPYGGPKVMQGQLQHLIDISERPNVTLQVMPFGFGGHSGETGAFAMLSFPESDLSDIVYMEQLTSALYLDKREDVTQYARAMEQLQAECPTPAESVDIIRGLLAKAA from the coding sequence GTGAGTGCGGGAGAGTCGAGCGGCTCGGTGGTGCGACGCATCCTGCTGGGCTCGCAACTGAGGCGCCTGCGCGAATCACGTGGCATCACCCGGGAAGCGGCCGGCTACTCGATCCGCGCATCCGAATCGAAGATCAGCCGCATGGAGTTGGGACGGGTGAGCTTCAAGGCCAGGGACGTCGAGGACCTGCTGACCCTGTACGGAGTCGCCGACGAGGCGGAGCGCGGCGCGCTCCTCTCCCTCGTCAAGGAGGCCAACGTCGCGGGCTGGTGGCACACGTACTCGGACGTCCTGCCCGGCTGGTTCCCCACCTATGTAGGCCTGGAGGGCGCCGCGTCGCTCATCCGCGCGTACGAGGTGCAGTTCGTGCACGGGCTGCTGCAGACCGAGGGGTACGCGCATGCGGTCGTCGCCCGGGGCATGAAGGACGCACCGAAGGCGGACATCGACCGTCGTGTGGCGCTGCGCCTCGAGCGGCAGAAGCTCCTCGTCTCCGAGCACGCCCCCGAGTTCCACGTGGTGCTCGACGAGGCCGCACTGCAACGCCCGTACGGTGGACCGAAGGTGATGCAGGGTCAGCTCCAGCATCTGATCGACATCTCCGAGCGGCCCAACGTCACGCTTCAGGTCATGCCGTTCGGCTTCGGTGGCCACTCGGGTGAGACCGGCGCCTTCGCGATGCTCAGCTTCCCGGAGTCCGACCTCTCGGACATCGTCTACATGGAGCAGCTCACCAGCGCCCTGTACCTCGACAAGCGCGAGGACGTCACGCAGTACGCGCGGGCGATGGAGCAGCTTCAGGCGGAGTGCCCGACGCCCGCGGAGAGCGTGGACATCATCCGAGGCCTGCTGGCGAAGGCCGCCTGA
- a CDS encoding ATP-binding protein — protein MGTNGPAMLEPLRQGLPPLDPSAVSSSASCALPARYEAVGSARNFTRGTLDGWDVAERFDDVCLVVSELVTNALRHALPSDTPRAQDPPVRLHLMRWTSRLVCAVRDPSDESPVAREAEDDFNAESGRGLFLVDSFSDSWGWHPLAGTLNGKVVWALFRL, from the coding sequence ATGGGGACGAATGGACCGGCCATGCTCGAGCCGTTAAGGCAGGGGCTTCCGCCACTCGACCCTTCAGCCGTCTCCAGCTCCGCCTCCTGCGCGCTTCCCGCACGGTACGAAGCGGTGGGCAGCGCCCGTAATTTCACGCGCGGGACGCTCGACGGCTGGGACGTGGCGGAGAGATTCGACGACGTCTGTCTCGTGGTCTCCGAACTCGTCACCAACGCTCTGCGGCACGCACTGCCCTCGGACACCCCGCGTGCGCAGGACCCGCCGGTGCGGCTGCATCTGATGCGCTGGACCTCACGCCTGGTGTGCGCGGTGCGCGATCCCAGCGACGAGAGCCCCGTCGCCCGTGAGGCGGAGGACGACTTCAACGCCGAATCGGGCCGTGGCCTGTTCCTGGTCGACTCGTTCAGCGACAGCTGGGGCTGGCATCCGCTGGCCGGCACGCTGAACGGGAAAGTGGTGTGGGCGCTGTTCCGGCTGTGA
- a CDS encoding ATP-binding cassette domain-containing protein has protein sequence MADAIIVEGVRKRYGDRWALDGLDLGVARGTVHGLLGPNGAGKTTAVRTMTTLLRADEGRVEVAGYDVRRQAGEVRRRIGLLGQHAAVDEELGGRQNLEMFGRLHHLGARRARERAGELLERFGLAETGRKAVGQYSGGMRRRLDLAASLITDPEVLFLDEPTTGLDPRGRAEVWGAVRSLVGGGTTVLLTTQYLEEADQLADRISVVDRGRVVAEGTADELKARLGGDRIDVVVRDGAQLDVVARLLPDGATVDADRRLVSAPVADRMAALTEAVRALQDAGVEAEDIAVRRPTLDEVFLHLTGPGQKDTAERGHVADRSEVTA, from the coding sequence ATGGCCGACGCGATCATCGTCGAGGGCGTACGGAAGCGGTACGGGGACAGGTGGGCGCTGGACGGGCTCGACCTCGGGGTCGCCCGCGGCACCGTCCACGGGCTGCTCGGGCCGAACGGCGCGGGCAAGACGACGGCCGTCCGCACCATGACGACGCTGCTGCGGGCCGACGAGGGCCGGGTCGAGGTGGCGGGGTACGACGTGCGGCGGCAGGCGGGCGAGGTGCGGCGCCGCATCGGGCTCCTCGGTCAGCACGCGGCGGTGGACGAGGAGCTCGGCGGACGGCAGAACCTGGAGATGTTCGGACGCCTCCACCACCTGGGCGCCCGGCGCGCGCGGGAGCGGGCCGGCGAACTGCTCGAGCGCTTCGGCCTCGCTGAGACCGGGCGCAAGGCGGTCGGGCAGTACAGCGGGGGCATGCGGCGCCGGCTCGACCTGGCCGCCTCGCTCATCACGGACCCCGAGGTGCTCTTCCTGGACGAGCCGACGACGGGCCTCGATCCGCGTGGGCGCGCCGAGGTGTGGGGCGCGGTGCGCTCGCTGGTCGGGGGCGGTACGACGGTGCTGCTCACGACGCAGTATCTGGAGGAGGCCGACCAGCTCGCCGACCGCATCTCGGTCGTGGACCGGGGTCGGGTCGTCGCCGAGGGGACGGCCGACGAGCTGAAGGCGCGGCTCGGTGGTGACCGGATCGACGTCGTCGTGCGGGACGGTGCCCAACTGGACGTGGTGGCACGGCTGTTGCCGGACGGTGCCACGGTCGACGCGGACCGCCGGCTGGTCAGCGCGCCCGTCGCCGACCGTATGGCCGCGCTGACCGAGGCCGTGCGCGCGCTTCAGGACGCGGGTGTGGAGGCGGAGGACATCGCGGTGCGCAGGCCGACCCTGGACGAGGTGTTCCTGCATCTGACGGGACCGGGACAGAAGGACACGGCGGAGCGTGGGCACGTGGCGGACCGGTCGGAGGTGACCGCATGA
- a CDS encoding glutamate decarboxylase, which yields MPLHHGPHQHDERPMSVNPFYGEANPVGGMTDAPPKHRLPDDPMPPSTAYQLVHDELMLDGNARLNLATFVTTWMEPQAGVLMAECRDKNMIDKDEYPRTAELERRCVSMLAQLWNAPDPDGAVGCSTTGSSEACMLAGMALKRRWMKRNADRYPSKHARPNLVMGINVQVCWEKFCNFWEVEARQVPMDGDRFHIDPQAAAELCDENTIGVVGILGSTFDGSYEPIQELCAALDTLQEKTGLDIPVHVDGASGGMIAPFIDPDLVWDFRLPRVSSINTSGHKYGLVYPGVGWALWRTADDLPEDLVFRVNYLGGDMPTFALNFSRPGAQVVAQYYTFLRLGREGYRAVQQSTRNVARGLAERIEALGDFQLITRGDQLPVVTFTTAPEVKAYDVFDVSRRLREFGWLVPAYTFPAHRQDLAVLRLVCRNGFSADLAALFLADLDRLLPGLRQQAHPLTRDKDAATSFHH from the coding sequence ATGCCGCTGCACCACGGTCCCCATCAGCACGACGAGCGCCCGATGTCCGTCAACCCCTTCTACGGCGAGGCCAATCCGGTCGGCGGCATGACCGACGCCCCGCCCAAGCACCGGCTGCCCGACGACCCCATGCCACCCTCCACGGCGTACCAGCTGGTCCACGACGAGCTGATGCTCGACGGCAACGCACGGCTCAACCTGGCCACGTTCGTCACCACCTGGATGGAACCGCAGGCCGGCGTCCTGATGGCCGAGTGCCGCGACAAGAACATGATCGACAAGGACGAGTACCCGCGCACCGCTGAGCTGGAGCGGCGCTGCGTGTCGATGCTCGCCCAGCTGTGGAACGCGCCCGACCCGGACGGCGCCGTCGGCTGTTCGACCACCGGGTCGAGCGAGGCGTGCATGCTCGCCGGGATGGCCCTCAAGCGCCGCTGGATGAAGCGGAACGCCGACCGCTACCCGTCCAAGCACGCCCGCCCCAACCTCGTCATGGGCATCAATGTGCAGGTCTGCTGGGAGAAGTTCTGCAACTTCTGGGAGGTCGAGGCGCGCCAGGTCCCCATGGACGGCGACCGCTTCCACATCGACCCGCAGGCCGCCGCCGAGCTGTGCGACGAGAACACCATCGGCGTCGTGGGCATCCTCGGCTCGACATTCGACGGCTCGTACGAGCCGATCCAGGAGCTGTGCGCCGCCCTCGACACCCTCCAGGAGAAGACCGGCCTCGACATCCCCGTCCATGTCGACGGCGCCTCCGGGGGCATGATCGCGCCCTTCATCGACCCCGACTTGGTCTGGGACTTCCGCCTGCCGCGGGTGTCGTCCATCAACACGTCGGGCCACAAGTACGGCCTCGTCTACCCCGGCGTCGGCTGGGCCCTGTGGCGCACGGCGGACGACCTGCCGGAGGATCTGGTCTTCCGGGTCAACTACCTGGGCGGCGACATGCCGACCTTCGCCCTCAACTTCTCCCGTCCCGGCGCGCAGGTCGTCGCGCAGTACTACACGTTCCTGCGCCTGGGCCGCGAGGGCTACCGCGCGGTCCAGCAGTCGACCCGGAACGTCGCCCGTGGCCTCGCCGAACGCATCGAGGCCCTCGGCGACTTCCAGCTCATCACGCGCGGCGACCAACTGCCCGTCGTCACGTTCACGACAGCACCCGAGGTGAAGGCGTACGACGTCTTCGACGTGTCGCGCCGCCTGCGCGAATTCGGCTGGCTCGTGCCCGCGTACACTTTCCCCGCGCACCGCCAGGACCTGGCGGTGCTGCGGCTGGTGTGCCGCAACGGCTTCTCGGCGGACCTGGCCGCGCTCTTCCTCGCCGACCTCGACCGGCTGCTGCCCGGACTGCGCCAGCAGGCCCACCCGTTGACCCGGGACAAGGACGCGGCGACCAGCTTCCACCACTGA
- a CDS encoding DUF397 domain-containing protein — MHHVYNGMAATELHGVVWQKSRHSNSQGSCVEFAKLPGGRVAMRNSNFPEGPALVYTPAEIEAMLLGVKDGEFDHLIADG, encoded by the coding sequence GTGCACCACGTGTACAACGGCATGGCGGCCACGGAGCTTCACGGTGTGGTCTGGCAGAAGAGCAGGCACAGCAACTCGCAGGGCTCCTGCGTGGAGTTCGCGAAATTGCCGGGGGGACGGGTGGCGATGCGCAACTCGAACTTCCCGGAGGGCCCGGCCCTCGTGTACACGCCCGCCGAGATCGAGGCGATGCTGCTGGGCGTCAAGGACGGGGAGTTCGACCACCTGATAGCTGACGGGTGA
- a CDS encoding ion channel protein, with amino-acid sequence MSTDEQAAPQETTPARTLLPLVAPALVVGVACSLLFLGVSEFAEKLQHVLWNDLPDALGIGGYSSLWMIVMLTATGILVGLVVWKAPGHAGPDPATIGLASAPLPPYLLPGLLVATALMLAGGPSLGPENPIIAANIALVFWLGAKVLPVVPPALWVSLAEAATLGALFGTPVAAALVISEALAGREIRGSLWDALFAPLTAAATGAMTTALVAHPTFDLGLPSVPRPDGGDLLASVVIASVAAVLGMAAVYAFPHTHAAFGRLKHPMLMLPAGGLVLGLLGALGGHLTLFKGLDEVAELARDPDGWSAGQFALMTVVKLAALLVAASCGFRGGRIFPAVFVGSAFGLLAHALVPAVHPAVGVAAGVLGILLAITRQGWISLFTAAVLVSSPAIIALLCIASLPAWLLVTGRPQMQLRDDGTSVR; translated from the coding sequence GTGAGTACCGACGAGCAGGCCGCGCCCCAGGAGACCACCCCGGCACGGACGTTGCTGCCGCTGGTCGCCCCCGCGCTCGTCGTGGGCGTCGCGTGCAGCCTGCTGTTCCTCGGCGTGAGCGAGTTCGCCGAGAAGCTCCAGCACGTGCTGTGGAACGACCTGCCTGACGCGCTCGGCATCGGCGGGTACTCCTCGCTCTGGATGATCGTCATGCTGACCGCGACCGGCATCCTCGTGGGCCTCGTCGTCTGGAAAGCGCCCGGTCACGCGGGCCCCGACCCAGCCACCATCGGGCTCGCGAGCGCGCCACTGCCGCCGTATCTGCTGCCCGGGCTGCTCGTCGCGACCGCGCTGATGCTGGCCGGCGGGCCCAGCCTCGGCCCCGAGAACCCGATCATCGCCGCCAACATCGCCCTCGTGTTCTGGCTCGGCGCGAAGGTCCTGCCGGTCGTACCCCCCGCGCTGTGGGTCTCGCTGGCCGAGGCGGCGACCCTCGGCGCGCTGTTCGGCACGCCCGTCGCCGCCGCCCTCGTCATCTCCGAGGCCCTCGCGGGCAGGGAGATCAGGGGCTCGCTGTGGGACGCCCTGTTCGCGCCGCTCACCGCGGCCGCCACCGGCGCGATGACCACGGCCCTCGTCGCACACCCCACCTTCGACCTCGGCCTGCCCTCCGTCCCCCGGCCGGACGGGGGCGACCTTCTCGCCTCCGTGGTGATCGCCTCCGTGGCCGCGGTCCTCGGCATGGCGGCCGTCTACGCCTTCCCCCACACGCACGCCGCGTTCGGACGCCTCAAGCACCCCATGCTGATGCTGCCCGCGGGCGGGCTCGTGCTCGGTCTGCTCGGCGCGCTCGGCGGACATCTCACGCTCTTCAAGGGCCTCGACGAGGTCGCCGAGCTGGCCCGGGACCCCGACGGCTGGTCGGCCGGCCAGTTCGCCCTGATGACGGTGGTGAAGCTGGCGGCCCTGCTGGTCGCCGCCTCCTGCGGCTTCCGCGGCGGCCGGATCTTCCCCGCGGTCTTCGTCGGGTCGGCCTTCGGCCTCCTCGCCCACGCGCTCGTGCCGGCCGTGCACCCCGCCGTCGGCGTCGCGGCGGGCGTCCTCGGCATCCTGCTCGCCATCACCCGGCAGGGCTGGATCAGCCTGTTCACCGCGGCCGTCCTCGTCTCGTCCCCGGCGATCATCGCCCTGCTGTGCATCGCCTCGCTGCCGGCCTGGCTCCTGGTCACCGGACGCCCCCAGATGCAGCTGCGCGACGACGGCACGTCCGTGCGCTGA
- a CDS encoding PadR family transcriptional regulator: MSAIRLLVLGAVRQHGRAHGYQVRNDLEYWGAHEWSNAKPGSIYHALKQMAKQGFLVAHEIAPSTAGGPPRTEYEITDKGTEEFLTLLREALVAYDQKPDILSAALGFIVDLPRQEAVELLRRRVDGIEEWRRAVTEYYTPEDGPERLGHIGEIMNFWVHSADAGAEWTRGLIGRIEAGAYTFAGEGEPFVGVLAEGQENPYATGEPHPGDPR; this comes from the coding sequence ATGTCAGCGATCCGCCTCCTGGTCCTCGGGGCCGTACGCCAGCACGGCCGCGCGCATGGCTACCAGGTGCGCAACGACCTCGAGTACTGGGGCGCGCACGAGTGGTCGAACGCCAAGCCCGGGTCGATCTATCACGCGCTCAAGCAGATGGCGAAGCAGGGATTCCTCGTCGCGCACGAGATCGCGCCCTCCACGGCCGGCGGCCCGCCGCGCACCGAGTACGAGATCACGGACAAGGGCACCGAGGAGTTCCTCACGCTGCTGCGGGAGGCGCTCGTGGCGTACGACCAGAAGCCGGACATCCTCTCTGCCGCGCTCGGCTTCATCGTCGATCTGCCGCGGCAGGAGGCGGTGGAGCTGCTGCGCCGGCGCGTGGACGGCATCGAGGAGTGGCGGCGCGCGGTCACGGAGTACTACACCCCCGAGGACGGGCCCGAACGGCTCGGCCACATCGGCGAGATCATGAATTTCTGGGTGCACTCGGCCGACGCGGGCGCGGAGTGGACGCGGGGGCTGATCGGCCGGATCGAGGCCGGTGCGTACACGTTCGCGGGGGAGGGCGAGCCCTTTGTCGGGGTCCTCGCCGAGGGGCAGGAGAACCCCTACGCCACGGGTGAGCCGCATCCAGGGGATCCGCGTTAA
- a CDS encoding aldehyde dehydrogenase family protein, translating to MSYFTELAQQYIDGSWRPGRGAWDIIDFNPYNGEKLASITVASADEVDEAYRAAERAQKSWADTNAYTRRLVFERALRLVEEREGEISDAIVDELGGTRLKAGFELHLAKEFLREAIQLALRPQGRVIPSPVDGKENRVYRVPVGVVGVISPFNFPFLLSLKSVAPALALGNGVVLKPHQNTPICGGSLVAKIFEDAGLPAGLLNVVITDIAEIGDALLTHPVPKVISFTGSDAVGQHVATVCASQFKHAVLELGGNSALTVLDDADVDYAVDAAVFSRYVHQGQVCMAANRILVDRKVEKEFTEKFVAKVRSLKVGDPRDPSTVIGPVINSNQAEAVSGVVDQALAEGATALLHGKTVGNLVEPSVLTGLPADSPVLRQEIFGPVALLIPFDGDEEAVAVANDTPYGLSGAVHTRDVERGVAFARRIDTGMIHVNDGTVHDEPLVAFGGEKRSGLGRLNGEATVEAFTTQKWISVQHGRSQFPF from the coding sequence ATGTCCTACTTCACCGAACTGGCCCAGCAATACATCGACGGTTCATGGCGTCCCGGCCGCGGGGCGTGGGACATCATCGACTTCAACCCGTACAACGGCGAGAAGCTGGCCTCCATCACCGTGGCGTCGGCCGACGAGGTCGACGAGGCCTACCGGGCGGCGGAGCGGGCGCAGAAGAGCTGGGCGGACACCAACGCGTACACGCGACGCCTGGTCTTCGAGCGGGCGCTGCGCCTGGTCGAGGAGCGCGAGGGCGAGATATCCGACGCGATCGTCGACGAGCTCGGCGGTACGCGGCTGAAGGCCGGGTTCGAGCTGCATCTCGCCAAGGAGTTCCTGCGCGAGGCGATCCAGCTGGCGCTGCGCCCGCAGGGGCGGGTCATCCCGTCGCCCGTCGACGGCAAGGAGAACCGGGTCTACCGCGTTCCCGTCGGCGTCGTGGGCGTCATCAGCCCCTTCAACTTCCCGTTCCTGCTGTCGCTGAAGTCGGTCGCGCCCGCGCTGGCCCTCGGCAACGGCGTGGTCCTCAAGCCGCACCAGAACACTCCGATCTGCGGTGGTTCCCTGGTCGCGAAGATCTTCGAGGACGCGGGCCTGCCGGCCGGTCTGCTCAACGTCGTCATCACCGACATCGCCGAGATAGGCGACGCGCTCCTCACCCACCCCGTGCCGAAGGTCATCTCCTTCACCGGCTCCGACGCGGTGGGCCAGCACGTCGCGACGGTGTGCGCCTCGCAGTTCAAGCACGCCGTCCTGGAGCTGGGCGGCAACAGCGCACTGACCGTGCTCGACGACGCGGACGTCGACTACGCCGTCGACGCGGCGGTCTTCAGCCGGTACGTGCACCAGGGCCAGGTCTGCATGGCCGCCAACCGGATCCTGGTGGACCGCAAGGTGGAGAAGGAGTTCACCGAGAAGTTCGTCGCCAAGGTCAGGTCCCTCAAGGTGGGCGACCCCCGCGACCCGTCGACCGTCATCGGTCCGGTCATCAACTCCAATCAGGCGGAAGCCGTTTCGGGCGTCGTCGACCAGGCGCTCGCCGAGGGTGCGACCGCGCTGCTGCACGGCAAGACCGTCGGCAATCTGGTCGAGCCGAGCGTCCTGACGGGCCTGCCGGCCGACTCCCCGGTGCTGCGGCAGGAGATCTTCGGTCCGGTCGCGCTCCTCATCCCCTTCGACGGGGACGAGGAGGCGGTGGCCGTCGCGAACGACACCCCTTACGGGCTGAGCGGAGCCGTGCACACGCGGGACGTGGAGCGGGGCGTCGCGTTCGCGCGGCGCATCGACACCGGGATGATCCACGTCAACGACGGGACGGTGCACGACGAGCCGCTCGTCGCGTTCGGCGGCGAGAAGCGGTCCGGGCTCGGCCGGCTGAACGGTGAGGCGACCGTCGAGGCGTTCACCACGCAGAAGTGGATCTCCGTGCAGCACGGCCGGAGCCAGTTCCCGTTCTGA
- a CDS encoding SRPBCC family protein, whose protein sequence is MSLTSITVDQFLPHPPAKVWRALTEPELIAQWLMPGSEDFRLEVGHRYVMTTVPRPNTGFSGTVDVEVLAYEEERTLRVRWQDRDPANSADWTITWNLEPEGRGTRLFLVHDGFDPDDPAQMMARKIMDGGWRSHVMRALGNTLEEL, encoded by the coding sequence ATGAGCCTCACGAGCATCACCGTCGACCAGTTCCTCCCCCACCCGCCCGCCAAGGTCTGGCGCGCCCTCACCGAACCCGAGCTGATCGCCCAGTGGCTGATGCCGGGCAGTGAGGACTTCCGCCTCGAGGTGGGCCACCGGTACGTGATGACGACCGTGCCGCGGCCCAACACCGGCTTCTCCGGCACCGTCGACGTCGAGGTCCTCGCGTACGAGGAGGAGCGGACGCTCAGAGTCCGGTGGCAGGACCGGGATCCGGCCAATTCTGCGGACTGGACCATTACGTGGAACCTGGAGCCAGAAGGCCGTGGCACGCGTCTCTTCCTAGTGCACGACGGATTCGATCCGGACGATCCGGCACAGATGATGGCGCGGAAGATCATGGACGGGGGCTGGCGTTCGCATGTCATGCGGGCGCTGGGGAACACGCTCGAAGAGCTGTAA